The nucleotide window CGAACGCACACACGTATCACATTAATTCGATCTCCGTCAACTCAGATGCCGAAACCTATTTATCTGCCGACGATTTGCGTATCAATTTGTGGCATCTAGATATCACAGATCAGAGTTTCAACATAGTCGACATTAAACCAGCAAATATGGAAGAGTTGACTGAAGTCATCACCGCCTCCGAATTCCACCCGACAGACTGCAACCACTTTGTGTACAGTTCCAGCAAGGGCCTCATACGTCTCTGTGACATGCGGATGGCCGCTTTGTGTGACAGACACGCCAAACGTAATTCACTTCTGTTTATCATATGCGCCCCTGAGCAAGATTTATACATTAAGACGTCCATTGTTTTGGTCATGTTGTGATCCAAGATTGACCAGAATCATGGGCGGCtattcttaaaattaaaaatactaAAACCTTTGGATTTAAGGTAGCCTAAGTCAACTTACAGTTCCTGGTCCGCAACAAGTTAATCTTGGTTGGCGGAGTCTTTGAAGTCTAGTTAAGCATTTATAACTATTAGAAATATCAAAGTTTGCTTTCGAAATGTGCCTTGGATGATCCAACTCACCATAAAACGCAGTTTCATCTGATAATGTCGGCTTTTTAATAGTAAAATTGTCTTGACTGTGGGGGCACAGGTGGCTAGAGTTACATAGTACTCATGTTTATGTGTTTATTGTTGTAGATGGACAAAATTAACTTGTCTTATTTTGTTTGCTTTCATTTCTAGTGTTTGAAGAGCCAGAAGATCCCGCTAACCGCAGCTTCTTCTCTGAAATCATATCCAGCATTTCCGATGTGAAGTTTTCGCGCTCTGGTCGGTACATGCTATCCCGAGATTATCTTAGTGTGAAAGTGTGGGACTTGCACATGGAAACGAAGCCGATTGAGACATATCCAGTGCACGAATACCTCCGTTCCAAACTCTGTTCACTCTACGAAAACGATTGTATTTTTGACAAGTTCGAGTGCTGCTGGGGCAACAACGACCAGGCCGTTTTAACTGGGTCGTATAACAATTTCTTCCGCATGTTTGACCGCACTTCCAAACGCGATGTCACATTGGAGGCTTCGAGAGAAATTGCAAGGCCAAAGACGACACTAAAAGCTAAGAAGATTTGTTCGGGAGGCAAGCGGAAAAAGGATGAGGTCAGTGTAGACAGTTTGGACTTTAATAAGAAAATACTTCACACTGCCTGGCATCCAACCGAGAACATCATTGCCGTAGCGGCTACAAATAACCTGTTCATATTCCAAGACAAATTTTGAAGACACAaggaggaagagaaaaaaaaaagaaagatgagaGAAGAGGCCAGCCGGAAGTGTTCAGAGATTATTAAACGAGGCTTGAAGAAAtcgaaagaacaaaaaaataaaataaaaaaagcaaaaaaaaaaaaaaaaaaaagggtttgaAAGAGGGAATTGGCTCGTCTTGTGTGTTGCCTGAAAATTGCTTCCGAAATGACAATTCTTCATTTTGTGTTCCAAGATGAATGGCAGTCGAGCCAGCAGCAAAAGGAATACTGTAAAGCAACACAGCCAAATCGTTCATCTTTTGCCATTGGACGACTTTGCCCTTAGcatgtccttttttttttttttttttttttttttttttttttcttcttctctcatTCTTCTCTCAATCTTCTATGTTTCGGAACAAAATGGAAACGGCTGACTATAGCGACTATACAAAGTTTCCCCCTCTTTGCTTCTAAGGCTCTGTTACCTTCCACATCTTGAAACGCTGCTATAGCGTCCGTCTATTGAATGCTCTCCACAGCCCTTAAACCTGACTGACCGACGGTCATCTATGTCAATggtccccatttttttttttctccaaacaAAATTTGCTCTCCGCTGCGtgtcaaaatgttttatttatttattttgcctTCCGCCATTGGCCTAGAATTTCTGTCTCTTGCCCCCTTCCCTTGCTCTCGACCCACTTTTTTTGCTCCCTGCTCGAGTCGCTATAGTCGAGCGATCTACCAAGCAGATCTGACAGTTTCTTTCGTCGTCGTAGGACATTGTCTTCCCGAAGAGTTAGTATCGAGAGTGAGGTTTAAAAATCGACTGTGAGAGAAAGTGAATGGATGTGATCAAAAAGGCTACAAATGGTTCAATTCCCGCCCCGATTCGCGAGAATTGATTCTTCCCAAGAGGGCGTCCATTTCAAGCCTAGTCAGCTCAAGagacttcttttttctttttcttcttcgtcttctctgCGTGTAGGTTTCGTGTCGGAAATAGGgaatggaaataaaattttgaggGAAGAGCCATGATATTAATTCATGAGGAATGAAATAAGAAGACAAATGTGGCGGAGTACAATTTCTCGACTCTCTATGCCTATTTTGCTACAGTGCATCTCTTTCACCATGTTTCTTGTACACTTCTAAAGTTTTTCAACACTTTGCGTGCTCGGAGGGTGGTCCAAAACATCGGCgaaaaggttttaaaaaaaacccggAAGAACTGAAATTCGAGAAACGTTCTTAAGGAACAAAATCACgtcatatatatattttttttttcagaaaagaaTCAGTTCCCTCCATCAGACAAAATGTATCCATCACCTCTATTTCTAATCTAACCGCACTTACGCCATCCCCTGCGGTGTAACACCGACATGGTTCTCGTGTAATTTCCCTTTCACATCCCGTCATGCTCTCcgatttctttattattatttttttttcctcagaGATGGCTaatccatttctttattgtaaCTTTTTTTCGATACTAGATTCACTTCAAATCCAATCTTGTGTTGATGATAtgatttttgtcttttcacTTCTTCCCCATTCTTCCTCTCTTATACGTGTGAAGTCGGCCACGTTGTGTACGTTGTACAGATGTGTCTTTTTTGGTAGCATGTGGAACAATACACTGACCTTTTATGATGGGGTGTTACTTTGGGTTATGTAACTCCACGGGCATAGACTGGGGTCATTGGGTACGTTGTACCTGCGTCATAGAGCTCCGATGGTCTCGCAGCTCCTCCGGCAAGACGTTTCTAACCAAGTTTGTTCATTGCGAACAAAAGCTTACCTATTACTTTAGATGTCTTCAAACAGCAACCTTGGCATAATCGATGCGGATGTAACCTGTGAAGGTTATAACCAGTTTTGCACAAGGCATGTTCATAAAATTAAGTATGCGGCATTGATCGTTTACAGGGTTTCAATTGCTAAGCCAGCTGATCAACGAAGTAAGTTTCACGTATCGATCAttatttttcttgtaattTAAAGACTTAATTAATCTACAACATTTTAACTTCTTTATTTGTCAGGTTTTGACGTCGTTGGAAGTTGAATTTTCACCTCAAGGATTTTAAAATTCGAATTCAGTGGAATCAAGTCACGAGAAACTCGATTTACCAGTTAACTGCTTATTTGACATTGATTAACATAGATAAACATCACtgaacagatttttttttgtcttattttAGTTGCAGACCTTTCCTGAATTTTGAATTCCAGATTTGTAGAAGTGAGCCAGCGGGCATCGAATTACAGCGGGTCATCTTAAATTCGAtccaattgtttttattttgaggAATTTTGCAACTATATTCGGGTACCCTAAAGTGAACAAGCTCTGGTCTCATTTTATCAGttggcaaataaaaaatacaagacgACCATGGATGTGTTGCGCTTTCAGTTCAAGTCAGAACAGGTTGCATGAAAGGGCGAAGTAGTTAACACGAGGGAGATCTAAAACTCTGCAAGATCGTGTGACGTCATTTGCAGACAGGCCCAAAAACATAGAGGAAAATTAAGATGAAGTTGGATAGAAGAAAGTTCTCGCCCCTCTAGAGGCGCTTTGTATTATTAAATACAATCCCTGCTTTCGAGCTGTGAGTGGCCGAACGTTGGGTAGTCGTGGTGTTCTTCAGAGAAACCATTAAGGATGGCAACTGTTGTTCAAATGAGAAATGGGACGTCGCAACTTGCTATAAAGGGGAGAGTAATATCTCAGGGCCTCCTCATTTAGCACGCAGACCATGTAGACAAATTCAAAAGGCGTGCAAAAGGTTTTCCCACCATCAACATGGAATAGAATTTCCATGAAACATTGGTCGTTCGTATACACGCGTACCAGCCTGCAGCCAATTTGGACCTGCCATTTGAATAGCACGCGGCTATCACGTGCTCGTCCGTTAGCTTTATGAATCCGATTTGCGGGGAAAACCACCGTGTTCATTGCAGCATCTGCCTTTTCCGTATACACACACAATGTTAAATACATTTACCGACTTTCAAAGTGATCGTGGGCTTAAATTCTCAAACGAAGCGAGATTTCTTTCGTGAAACAAACGCTGTTCTTCCATAACGAGGAGAAATCCGTGCGCGGAAGTTCAAGAAGAGGTTTTTATTTCAAGGAACCTGAGACATTTAAAACATCAAGAACaaaaacttcagcatgatggAGGACAAGGACAAGTGCCGATTTTAGATGTTAAAATGAGAGACTTGTAAAACACGAGCCAAATTTTCCTTtctactttcttttttctttctttctatgcTCCTCTAAATTATGTcaaatgtaaaagaaagcaGATTATTAAGTTCATATTCAATAGCAAAATGGATCAAATGTCGACTATACACAGAAATGTCAAGGATAGAGATGTAAAGCATTTCATAATGTGGTAGCCGCCCCAAAAAGACGAGAAGAGCCGAACGTGAAACCAGTTGCAACTGGATCTGTCTGGTTCTAGATTCGCCAAAAGGATATTTCCTTAGCTGTCAGCGATTGTTTTCAGTCGTTGCGATGGACTACGTGTCTGGCTTTGTGCTTAAAAACGAGTGTGATTAAAGACATTAAAACCAAGTGGGTTAAGGCTGGAAGATATCGGAGTTGAGACAAGGTCGACTCTTGGCTTTGTGTGTCTCAACTTCTTACAAACATGGGAGAATGTAGTGAAAGATATAGGAAGCTAGTTATCATAATAAAGGCCATCTACTAAAATACCCTCCACAAGGCTAGCCACGTTTGAAGCGAAAGACACATATAAAAGCTTTTTTAGAAAGACAGTCGGTGAACAGTGAAAGAGATGAGAGAATAATACCGTTCGTGGAACAACTTTTCGAGCCAGCCGAGCTCCAAAATGAACTTAAGCTTTCTCCAATGTTAATACGCAGTTGTACTGAAAACAATACCCTGAATTGCGGTCCATTAAAGCCAAAAACTTGGTAGATTTCTTGACtaagaaaccaaattaaaaacaaatcgACAATGTTGATAATTATGCAAACTGTACGTGATTCATTGCACGTGTCAAATATGTCTTCAGGGGGATAGCAACAGGTGGTCCAatggccttttatttttatttcttcaaagACCTGCACCTTTTTTTCTACTTACTGGCACACAGGGGcgttttcctttaaaaaaacaaaaaaaaggtcctATCGTCCAGGTCTCTCTACACCTTCTCCTCCTTCTGTCCTCCACCTCCTCCACTCCAGGAGTTTCAAGTCGAAACACACGTTCAGAGTGAACGGTTACCCCACCGGTCTGTAAGGCGTGGGGGTATAAATGGCCGACCCTTCTCTCTGATCCAGCACAGTCAACCTTCCGACATTGTTTAGAATCGGTCAGTCAACTCACTTGCTTTTGTCTCACGTCAAATTTCTTTGATCAACAACGGAAGCTATTTACTTCGATCATCTCTAAATTATGATTTATTAGTACAAAGCATTCGTGTTAATGAAGAACTTCCCTCTCTCAAGCTACGACTTGCTGCTGCTACTTAACGCCAAGTAAGAAATCAGCtgatgttttttgtttttcttatttcttagTTTCTTCCCCAAGTTCATTTATACTGAATTGCTATGGAAAGGCTGTTGTTaaattatctttcttttttctgcttttgtagt belongs to Daphnia magna isolate NIES linkage group LG1, ASM2063170v1.1, whole genome shotgun sequence and includes:
- the LOC116928168 gene encoding serine/threonine-protein phosphatase 2A 55 kDa regulatory subunit B alpha isoform isoform X2, producing MEHSAFKPLMIRQSSLTRLGSMLNTAVGHSKKPANGEIQWCFSQVKGTLDDEITEADIISCVEFNHDGDLLATGDKGGRVVIFQRDPGSKTSVPKRGEYNVYSTFQSHEPEFDYLKSLEIEEKINKIRWLRRKNPAHFLLSTNDKTIKLWKVSERDKRAEGYNLKDEAGEMKDKGVLTGLRVPVLKPMELMVEASPRRIYANAHTYHINSISVNSDAETYLSADDLRINLWHLDITDQSFNIVDIKPANMEELTEVITASEFHPTDCNHFVYSSSKGLIRLCDMRMAALCDRHAKLFEEPEDPANRSFFSEIISSISDVKFSRSGRYMLSRDYLSVKVWDLHMETKPIETYPVHEYLRSKLCSLYENDCIFDKFECCWGNNDQAVLTGSYNNFFRMFDRTSKRDVTLEASREIARPKTTLKAKKICSGGKRKKDEVSVDSLDFNKKILHTAWHPTENIIAVAATNNLFIFQDKF
- the LOC116928168 gene encoding protein phosphatase PP2A 55 kDa regulatory subunit isoform X4, coding for MAANGEIQWCFSQVKGTLDDEITEADIISCVEFNHDGDLLATGDKGGRVVIFQRDPGSKTSVPKRGEYNVYSTFQSHEPEFDYLKSLEIEEKINKIRWLRRKNPAHFLLSTNDKTIKLWKVSERDKRAEGYNLKDEAGEMKDKGVLTGLRVPVLKPMELMVEASPRRIYANAHTYHINSISVNSDAETYLSADDLRINLWHLDITDQSFNIVDIKPANMEELTEVITASEFHPTDCNHFVYSSSKGLIRLCDMRMAALCDRHAKLFEEPEDPANRSFFSEIISSISDVKFSRSGRYMLSRDYLSVKVWDLHMETKPIETYPVHEYLRSKLCSLYENDCIFDKFECCWGNNDQAVLTGSYNNFFRMFDRTSKRDVTLEASREIARPKTTLKAKKICSGGKRKKDEVSVDSLDFNKKILHTAWHPTENIIAVAATNNLFIFQDKF
- the LOC116928168 gene encoding serine/threonine-protein phosphatase 2A 55 kDa regulatory subunit B alpha isoform isoform X1, translated to MTFPIQTRAFKPLMIRQSSLTRLGSMLNTAVGHSKKPANGEIQWCFSQVKGTLDDEITEADIISCVEFNHDGDLLATGDKGGRVVIFQRDPGSKTSVPKRGEYNVYSTFQSHEPEFDYLKSLEIEEKINKIRWLRRKNPAHFLLSTNDKTIKLWKVSERDKRAEGYNLKDEAGEMKDKGVLTGLRVPVLKPMELMVEASPRRIYANAHTYHINSISVNSDAETYLSADDLRINLWHLDITDQSFNIVDIKPANMEELTEVITASEFHPTDCNHFVYSSSKGLIRLCDMRMAALCDRHAKLFEEPEDPANRSFFSEIISSISDVKFSRSGRYMLSRDYLSVKVWDLHMETKPIETYPVHEYLRSKLCSLYENDCIFDKFECCWGNNDQAVLTGSYNNFFRMFDRTSKRDVTLEASREIARPKTTLKAKKICSGGKRKKDEVSVDSLDFNKKILHTAWHPTENIIAVAATNNLFIFQDKF
- the LOC116928168 gene encoding serine/threonine-protein phosphatase 2A 55 kDa regulatory subunit B alpha isoform isoform X3, with amino-acid sequence MEHWMDRLYGHHHNTILPAKAKVPPDANGEIQWCFSQVKGTLDDEITEADIISCVEFNHDGDLLATGDKGGRVVIFQRDPGSKTSVPKRGEYNVYSTFQSHEPEFDYLKSLEIEEKINKIRWLRRKNPAHFLLSTNDKTIKLWKVSERDKRAEGYNLKDEAGEMKDKGVLTGLRVPVLKPMELMVEASPRRIYANAHTYHINSISVNSDAETYLSADDLRINLWHLDITDQSFNIVDIKPANMEELTEVITASEFHPTDCNHFVYSSSKGLIRLCDMRMAALCDRHAKLFEEPEDPANRSFFSEIISSISDVKFSRSGRYMLSRDYLSVKVWDLHMETKPIETYPVHEYLRSKLCSLYENDCIFDKFECCWGNNDQAVLTGSYNNFFRMFDRTSKRDVTLEASREIARPKTTLKAKKICSGGKRKKDEVSVDSLDFNKKILHTAWHPTENIIAVAATNNLFIFQDKF